Proteins encoded by one window of Rhodamnia argentea isolate NSW1041297 chromosome 6, ASM2092103v1, whole genome shotgun sequence:
- the LOC115745130 gene encoding uncharacterized protein LOC115745130, producing MPCSKEEALQRLFYNISSSFQLLFFFVFVSSTLLSKLFHFFANISWFQRNQAEHEDCFSEEDVEEEDEEEEEEEEIQEHYEQSRYYQVGTRENDLVANIIHGGEGLLFYHNGVNSPKRRKTLLMEEEGGGGGETDHEEQLVHEETDDSNTTHELVSAQDSSIGHHDWESEVEEDVVEEEVPTADSLRDSGPTDDVGLTSRTDADRHKNDMAHDVGKHEDCYDQEYWKKEERTDHFSGNKGKQNAFVQPQLELENRRSQIMIEKDGDEEIFGDSCTVGSTSKSSSEWRSSINCRDSGTEDPFSSSSRRSCPKWESYTVFQKYDEEMMFLDRITAQKLHETESLRSIKVCPRSISERIVHKIATINKKPPDIRQNPYRELEAAYAAQICLTWEALNWNYKNFQSKRVARHDFDPGCPAHIAQQFQQFQVLLQRYVENEPYEQGRRPEVYARMRLLAPKLLQVPEYRDSEDDQIKEDGFRSRISSGAFLMIMEDCIQTFMNFLKADKAGPCQVLAAFFKRHRRSSVDAALLTLMKKVNNKKKMKLNDLRRTRKCMRKRKLSVDEEMEILMGLIDLKVVSRVLRMSDLGEEQRHWCEEKMSKVRVSQGKLQRDSSPLFFPSH from the exons atgccaTGTTCCAAAGAAGAAGCTCTTCAGAGGCTCTTCTATAACATCTCCAGCTCCTTCcaactcctcttcttcttcgtctttgtCTCTTCAACTTTGCTATCCAAGCTTTTCCACTTCTTTGCAAACATATCCTGGTTTCAAAG GAATCAAGCTGAACATGAGGATTGCTTCTCCGAGGAggatgttgaagaagaagacgaagaagaagaagaagaagaagagattcaAGAACACTATGAGCAGAGCAGGTATTACCAAGTGGGCACCAGGGAAAATGACTTGGTGGCTAACATTATTCATGGTGGAGAGGGTCTGCTGTTCTACCATAATGGTGTCAATAGCCCAAAAAGACGTAAGACTCTTCtcatggaagaagaaggaggaggaggaggagagactGATCACGAGGAGCAATTAGTTCATGAAGAGACTGATGATAGCAACACCACCCATGAGCTGGTCTCTGCTCAAGACTCGTCCATTGGCCATCATGATTGGGAAAGTGAAGTGGAAGAAGATGTTGTTGAAGAGGAGGTTCCAACCGCCGATTCTCTTCGGGATTCCGGTCCAACCGATGATGTTGGACTGACTTCCCGAACAGACGCGGACCGACACAAGAATGACATGGCCCATGATGTTGGAAAACACGAAG ATTGCTATGACCAAGAATAttggaagaaggaagagaggacTGATCATTTCTCAGGAAATAAAGGGAAGCAGAATGCTTTTGTGCAACCCCAGTTGGAATTGGAGAATAGAAGGTCTCAAATCATGATAGAGAAGGACGGCGACGAGGAGATTTTTGGCGACTCGTGCACTGTCGGGTCTACTTCAAAGAGCTCCTCTGAATGGAGGAGCTCCATAAACTGCAGAGATTCGGGGACCGAAGACCCGTTCTCTTCCTCGTCGCGGCGAAGTTGTCCGAAATGGGAATCCTACACCGTTTTTCAGAAATACGATGAGGAGATGATGTTTCTAGACAGAATCACTGCGCAAAAGCTTCACGAAACTG agTCATTGAGGTCAATCAAAGTGTGTCCTAGATCAATATCAGAGAGGATTGTCCACAAAATCGCAACCATAAACAAGAAGCCGCCAGATATCCGACAGAACCCATATCGAGAACTGGAGGCAGCATATGCAGCTCAGATTTGCTTGACATGGGAAGCTCTAAATTGGAACTACAAGAACTTCCAGAGCAAGCGGGTCGCTCGCCATGACTTCGATCCCGGATGTCCTGCTCATATTGCGCAACAATTTCAGCAATTCCAAGTTCTCTTGCAACGCTACGTAGAGAACGAGCCTTATGAGCAGGGCCGGCGACCCGAAGTCTATGCTCGGATGAGGCTTTTGGCGCCAAAACTACTTCAAGTGCCGGAATACCGAG ATTCTGAAGATGATCAAATTAAGGAGGATGGTTTCCGGTCGAGGATTTCGTCGGGGGCATTCCTCATGATAATGGAAGACTGTATCCAGACGTTCATGAATTTTCTCAAGGCCGATAAGGCCGGACCCTGCCAAGTATTAGCGGCCTTCTTCAAGAGGCACAGAAGAAGCTCCGTTGATGCTGCACTTCTTACCCTCATGAAGAAAGTCAATAACAAA aagaagatgaagctcaATGATCTTCGCCGGACGCGGAAATGCATGAGGAAGAGGAAGCTCAGCGTGGATGAGGAGATGGAGATACTGATGGGCCTGATAGACCTGAAGGTGGTGTCTAGGGTTTTGAGGATGAGTGACTTGGGTGAAGAGCAGCGTCATTGgtgtgaagagaagatgagcaAAGTTAGGGTTTCGCAAGGGAAGCTGCAAAGGGATTCTTCACCACTTTTCTTCCCATCACATTAG